In Streptomyces dangxiongensis, one DNA window encodes the following:
- a CDS encoding DUF2795 domain-containing protein translates to MASISPIDLQKALKGANYPASRDDLVTLAKGNGADDTLVEKLSDAPTDEFDGPNDVQKAVFDNE, encoded by the coding sequence ATGGCGAGCATCAGCCCGATCGACCTCCAGAAGGCCCTGAAGGGCGCCAACTACCCGGCCAGCCGGGACGACCTCGTCACGCTGGCCAAGGGCAACGGCGCGGACGACACCCTCGTCGAGAAACTGTCCGACGCCCCGACGGACGAGTTCGACGGTCCCAACGACGTCCAGAAGGCCGTGTTCGACAACGAGTAG
- a CDS encoding cold-shock protein gives MASGTVKWFNSEKGFGFIEQDGGGPDVFAHYSNIATQGYRELQEGQKVEFDVTQGQKGPQAENIRPV, from the coding sequence ATGGCCAGCGGTACGGTCAAGTGGTTCAACAGCGAGAAGGGCTTCGGCTTCATCGAGCAGGACGGCGGTGGCCCCGACGTCTTCGCCCACTACTCGAACATCGCCACCCAGGGTTACCGTGAGCTCCAGGAGGGCCAGAAGGTGGAGTTCGACGTCACCCAGGGCCAGAAGGGTCCCCAGGCGGAGAACATCCGTCCGGTCTGA